The genomic interval ACCCAAAAAATCTCTCTTATTTATGTGTACATATTAATAGAATATTAAAATGTGATCTGTGTCAAATCATTGTCATAATGACAAATAAACTTCATccatttcccctctctccatctctctctgtctgtcaatcTCCCTGGCTGCTGTGCCAGAAAGTCATTCTTCCTGACTGGCTATCATTTGCTCCAGGTCATGAGGTTTGCCGTTGAGGAGATCAACAACTTGACCTCCCTCTTGCCAAACGTCTCCCTTGGTTACCAGCTCTTTGATCACTGCTCCAGCACCTACAACTTCCCCTCCAGCCTACAGTTCTTCTCCTCCCACAACGACTCCATCAAAGTCAGGGAAGACTACAACCGCTACCTGCCTAAAGTCATCGGTTTCACTGGCCCCTTGAGCAGCTCAGAGAGTGTATCCCTTGCTCCCCTCTTCATGATGGACCTCATCCCAATGGTAGAGCATTCAGTCTTTGTTTTCTCTTACTCCAGCAATATGTTACTCTTTCAGCGCCTCCATGCTATGtagtagggttttttttttctgcttagAGAAGTACTTTCCAGTTTCAAgtcatatttacacttctaTAACCTGAAATATGGAGAGGTCAAAGTCTGCTTGATGTCTGAAACCTTTTATTTTCAGTCTTGTGACATCAGTtctgtttttagtttttttaataCCCAGTAAAGTGTATTTAAAGTGTATTTGTCTTCACTGTCtttgtattttctgtttttgtagATCAGTTATGGAGCCTCCAGTAGCATTTTCAGTGACAAAAAACTGTATCCTTCATTCCTACGGACTGTACCAAGTAACAAAGACCAGATTGAACTCATCATTCAGATCATAAAGCATTTTGGCTGGAACTGGGTGGCTTTCATTGGCACTACATCCACTTACAGCCAGGATGGTTTTCAACTGTTTTATGACCTGGTTGAAAATGTAGGTATCTGTCTGGCTTACTACGGGATTCTGACTGAAACATCACAATTAAACACAATATTTGAAACTATAGATATGCTCCACATTAAAGTCATAATCCTTTTCGTTGAGGAGCTGAAGGCTGCGGAGGTCATCCATTTGGCAATACaacacaaatttcaaaataaagtCTGGATTGCTGGAGAAGCCTGGTCCATGTACCAGCCTCTGACCAAACAGCAGGGGATTGAGACCATTGGCACCATCATTGGAGTGACACCACATGTTGCTAAGCTCCCCGGCTTCAGCAACTTCATCCATCAGTCGAGAATGGGAGGCAACTGCAAGTCTTGCCACAGTGGGGCAGGCCTATCAGACGAAGCTGTTTGCAATCAGGACTGTGAGGCTTGTTCTTCACAAAGTGCTGAGGACATTATCAATGAAGGCAATGCTTACTCCTTCTCAGTGTATTCAGCTGTATACGTCATGGCGATGGCTTTACACAATGCTCTACAATGCAACCACTCAGGATGCGACACAAGTCGCACAGTCTATCCCTACATGGTAACTACCGTACCCTGTCCCCAATATGGTAAAGCATTTGTAGTTGCTGCTATGCTTATTATGATGAAGATCCTTGTTGAAAGTGTATGGAACATTTGAGGGAAACAGGGAAGAACTGAACTCCCTCAGCTGGCACTAACATGGTGATCTGTATCCTCGTCCATTCTGATTCTAGCTTCTTCGTGAGATGAAACGCTTACCTATGTTCTCCTTGAACCAATTGAATGTGTACTTTGATGAGAATGGCGACCCGCCAGCACATTACTCAGTCGTCTTCTGGAACACTGCTGACCACACAGTAAAGATCCAGCCGATTGGCACATATGACAACCAACAGGTGTTGAACCTCTCTATTGATGACATGCAGATCCACTGGCATGGTGATGGCTTGGTGA from Alosa alosa isolate M-15738 ecotype Scorff River chromosome 4, AALO_Geno_1.1, whole genome shotgun sequence carries:
- the LOC125292779 gene encoding taste receptor type 1 member 1-like isoform X1, translating into MGGTETMQLAFLTIFVICLHNACFWECSCQASDFNLDGDYLIGGLFPVHYAEHSGQQRRPVAIKCDEKSFFLTGYHLLQVMRFAVEEINNLTSLLPNVSLGYQLFDHCSSTYNFPSSLQFFSSHNDSIKVREDYNRYLPKVIGFTGPLSSSESVSLAPLFMMDLIPMISYGASSSIFSDKKLYPSFLRTVPSNKDQIELIIQIIKHFGWNWVAFIGTTSTYSQDGFQLFYDLVENVGICLAYYGILTETSQLNTIFETIDMLHIKVIILFVEELKAAEVIHLAIQHKFQNKVWIAGEAWSMYQPLTKQQGIETIGTIIGVTPHVAKLPGFSNFIHQSRMGGNCKSCHSGAGLSDEAVCNQDCEACSSQSAEDIINEGNAYSFSVYSAVYVMAMALHNALQCNHSGCDTSRTVYPYMLLREMKRLPMFSLNQLNVYFDENGDPPAHYSVVFWNTADHTVKIQPIGTYDNQQVLNLSIDDMQIHWHGDGLVPFSNCSAECKPGHVRQQEGQHQCCFTCVECPINQYTNHTADLYSCLKCDQYDWSEAGSTSCQKRSVEFLHFSDVIPILILLSASSLMLLCLGVAVLFAIHYSTPVVRSAGGSMCFLMLGCLAASSISIFFYFGEPSALSCLLRSTPLTFFYTVCLSCLLVRSVSIICIFKMASHLPKAYALWVKYSGHWLLVAGVSFFQLILCVIAITVSPPMPINDMQSFKDQVVLRCIEKALIPVGFGLGLMCSVSGVCFLLSYMGKDLPKNYNEAKAITFCLLVSFLSWAAYLEAYMLSRSKYVQLIKAIVELSCLYGIMFSYFIPKSFIIVFQPQKNTQEYFQASIQSYTQTISRM
- the LOC125292779 gene encoding taste receptor type 1 member 1-like isoform X4, which produces MRFAVEEINNLTSLLPNVSLGYQLFDHCSSTYNFPSSLQFFSSHNDSIKVREDYNRYLPKVIGFTGPLSSSESVSLAPLFMMDLIPMISYGASSSIFSDKKLYPSFLRTVPSNKDQIELIIQIIKHFGWNWVAFIGTTSTYSQDGFQLFYDLVENVGICLAYYGILTETSQLNTIFETIDMLHIKVIILFVEELKAAEVIHLAIQHKFQNKVWIAGEAWSMYQPLTKQQGIETIGTIIGVTPHVAKLPGFSNFIHQSRMGGNCKSCHSGAGLSDEAVCNQDCEACSSQSAEDIINEGNAYSFSVYSAVYVMAMALHNALQCNHSGCDTSRTVYPYMLLREMKRLPMFSLNQLNVYFDENGDPPAHYSVVFWNTADHTVKIQPIGTYDNQQVLNLSIDDMQIHWHGDGLVPFSNCSAECKPGHVRQQEGQHQCCFTCVECPINQYTNHTADLYSCLKCDQYDWSEAGSTSCQKRSVEFLHFSDVIPILILLSASSLMLLCLGVAVLFAIHYSTPVVRSAGGSMCFLMLGCLAASSISIFFYFGEPSALSCLLRSTPLTFFYTVCLSCLLVRSVSIICIFKMASHLPKAYALWVKYSGHWLLVAGVSFFQLILCVIAITVSPPMPINDMQSFKDQVVLRCIEKALIPVGFGLGLMCSVSGVCFLLSYMGKDLPKNYNEAKAITFCLLVSFLSWAAYLEAYMLSRSKYVQLIKAIVELSCLYGIMFSYFIPKSFIIVFQPQKNTQEYFQASIQSYTQTISRM